In the Phenylobacterium soli genome, CGCGGCGGCGTAGGCGAGGCGTTCTCCGAACGCTGCGCCGGGCGTCAGGATGGGGGCGATGCCGGGGGCGGGATCGGACAGGCCTTCGACCCAGATCTCCAGCGCCACTACCGGCAGGAACACCGCCAGCCCAAGCAGGGCGTGGCTCCAGCGGAACCGGCGGGCGGCGGTGACGAAGGTGAGGATGCGGCGCCGCGCGAGGCCGGCGGCGACGGCGAGGAAGGCGAGGGCGGCGGCGATCGACGAGGAGCCCAGCAGCGCCAGCTCGAAGGTGTAGCTGCCGAGGGTGCGGCCCTTGCGGCCGCTGTCGCTGAGCAGCGCCAGGGCGTCGACCCAGCCCATGCCCTTGAGGGCGGCGAGGGCGCCCGCCCAGAGGCCGCTGACGAGCAGTCCCACGAGCAGCGCGGCGATCCCGCCGGCCAGCAGGCCGAGGAACAGCGTCGCGGCGAGGGCTCCGGGCCGGCGCTCGCGCGGGCCCGCCATGCCGGCGAAGGCGCCGGCGGGGCCGGCCTCGGGTCTGGTCGCGTCCGTCATTCGGCGGTCATTGGGCGTTGCTGGCGATGGCGGCGGTCAGCAGGGGAATGGAGGCCACGGCGGCGATGTTGGCGCAGATCAGCAGCGCGGCGGCGACCGGGCGTCCCCGCTGCAGCATACGCAACGCCAACTCGGTAAAGAATCCGGTGATCGGTCCGAAAACGACCCACGGCGCCAGGCGCAGCGCGGTGCGGACCGCACCCCCCGGCGTGGACCGCTCGAACCGCGCGTGACGAGCCATGGCAGGGGTGCTCCAGAATGGGACAATCGCCCTCTGGTCCAGCAGATCGCGCGCCAGTTCAGAGTTGCGCTGGAGCCCTTGCCGCCGGCGCGGCTCGCGGGTCTCAGACCCGAGCGCCCTTGAGCAGCTTCAGCGCCTGTTCCATGACCTGCTGGCCCCAGCTCGTCAGGTCGCTCCGGCGCAGCTGGTCCCGGGCCGCGTCCACCGCGGCCTCGCCGTGGCGGCGGCGCAGGTACTGAGCCTCCTCCAGCGCCTCACGGCGCAGGCGCTGACGGCGCCGGTAGAGGCGCAACGGGTTGAGGATCATGCTACACCCCCGCGGCCGACCTACTGGCGCCGGCCGAAGTCGGTCCTTCCCCG is a window encoding:
- a CDS encoding CPBP family intramembrane glutamic endopeptidase, whose product is MTDATRPEAGPAGAFAGMAGPRERRPGALAATLFLGLLAGGIAALLVGLLVSGLWAGALAALKGMGWVDALALLSDSGRKGRTLGSYTFELALLGSSSIAAALAFLAVAAGLARRRILTFVTAARRFRWSHALLGLAVFLPVVALEIWVEGLSDPAPGIAPILTPGAAFGERLAYAAAALSFLWLAAFGEEALFRGWLLQQTSAFTRRIAIVIAVNAAVFALAHGDLAPAPLVARFAMGAGWAWVVLRLGGVEFTSGAHLANNLGIALLARPIVLTVPEHGPTPWLSLGLQTGSVAVLVVGVEAYLRRRVR